Proteins encoded together in one Streptomyces sp. B1I3 window:
- a CDS encoding beta-galactosidase: MPHSESAPYPVGLHKLAFGGDYNPEQWPEEVWHEDVRLMREAGVSMVSVGIFSWALLEPEPGTYDFGWLDRLMDLLQVNGIRADLGTPTVAPPAWFYRAHPEALPVSRDGVRYAFGSRGAICHSSAPYRAAAAEITEQLARRYASHPALAMWHVHNEYGVPVSACYCDSCGAHFRRWLAARHGSVDAVNEAWGTAFWGQRYRTLDEIDPPRTTPTVGNPAQQLDYARFADATMRENFTAERDILHRLAPGVPVTTNFMTALSQCESVDYWAWGREVDLVTNDHYLITDGRRTHVNLAMAADLTRSVAGGAPWLLLEHSTSGVNWQPRNPAKRPGEMARNSLAHVARGSEGAMFFQWRQSRRGAEKFHSAMVPHAGTDSRIWREVSALGAGLGLLEGIRGTRTVADVAMLWDWQSWWAQSLEWRPSEEHDARERADTFYASLYDRHLTVDFAHPDADLSAYPLVVVPALYLATEATGRNLRRYVEGGGTLVVSYFSGIVDADDAVHPGPYPGVLRDVLGLTVEEFSPLGEGETVRLITPEGAPEGPELTGDLWSDVVIPRGAETLWSYADGIPAGRPAVTRNRLGEGTAWYISTRLSGPGLDAVLDRAAADAGIEARTGLPYDVEVVRRTGESGTYLFVINHTDAEAGVALDAPGTELLTGEPAVDKLAVPAGAVRVVRLDG; encoded by the coding sequence ATGCCGCACTCAGAATCCGCTCCCTACCCCGTCGGCCTGCACAAGCTGGCCTTCGGCGGCGACTACAACCCCGAGCAGTGGCCCGAAGAGGTCTGGCACGAGGACGTACGCCTGATGCGGGAAGCCGGCGTGAGCATGGTCAGCGTCGGGATCTTCTCCTGGGCACTGCTGGAACCCGAACCGGGCACCTACGACTTCGGCTGGCTCGACCGCCTGATGGACCTGCTGCAGGTCAACGGCATCCGCGCCGACCTCGGCACCCCCACCGTCGCCCCGCCGGCCTGGTTCTACCGCGCCCACCCCGAAGCCCTGCCGGTCAGCCGGGACGGAGTGCGCTACGCCTTCGGGTCACGCGGCGCCATCTGCCACAGCTCGGCCCCCTACCGGGCGGCGGCGGCGGAGATCACCGAGCAGCTCGCCCGCCGGTACGCGAGCCACCCCGCCCTCGCGATGTGGCACGTCCACAACGAGTACGGCGTCCCCGTCAGCGCCTGCTACTGCGACAGTTGCGGCGCGCACTTCCGCCGCTGGCTCGCGGCCCGGCACGGCTCGGTCGACGCGGTCAACGAAGCCTGGGGCACCGCGTTCTGGGGCCAGCGCTACCGCACCCTCGACGAGATCGACCCGCCCCGCACCACGCCGACCGTCGGCAACCCCGCCCAGCAGCTGGACTACGCCCGCTTCGCCGACGCCACCATGCGCGAGAACTTCACCGCCGAACGCGACATCCTGCACCGGCTCGCCCCCGGCGTCCCGGTCACCACCAACTTCATGACCGCCCTCAGCCAGTGCGAATCCGTCGACTACTGGGCCTGGGGCCGCGAGGTCGACCTCGTCACCAACGACCACTACCTGATCACCGACGGCCGCCGCACCCACGTCAACCTCGCCATGGCCGCCGACCTCACCCGCTCCGTGGCGGGCGGCGCCCCCTGGCTGCTGCTGGAACACTCCACCAGCGGCGTCAACTGGCAGCCCCGCAACCCCGCCAAGCGCCCCGGCGAGATGGCCCGCAACAGCCTCGCCCACGTCGCCCGGGGCTCCGAGGGCGCCATGTTCTTCCAGTGGCGCCAGTCCCGGCGCGGAGCCGAGAAGTTCCACTCCGCGATGGTCCCGCACGCCGGTACCGACTCGCGCATCTGGCGCGAGGTGAGCGCACTCGGCGCCGGCCTCGGCCTGCTGGAAGGCATCCGGGGCACCCGGACCGTCGCCGACGTGGCCATGCTCTGGGACTGGCAGTCCTGGTGGGCCCAGTCCCTGGAGTGGCGCCCCAGCGAGGAGCACGACGCCCGCGAGCGGGCCGACACCTTCTACGCCTCGCTCTACGACCGCCACCTCACCGTCGACTTCGCCCACCCGGACGCGGATCTCTCCGCGTACCCCCTGGTCGTCGTCCCCGCCCTCTACCTCGCGACCGAGGCGACCGGCCGCAACCTGCGCCGGTACGTCGAGGGCGGTGGCACCCTCGTCGTCTCGTACTTCTCCGGCATCGTCGACGCGGACGATGCCGTCCACCCCGGCCCCTACCCGGGTGTGCTGCGCGACGTCCTGGGCCTGACCGTCGAGGAGTTCTCTCCGCTCGGCGAGGGCGAAACGGTCCGCCTGATCACGCCCGAGGGCGCCCCCGAGGGCCCGGAGCTCACCGGCGACCTCTGGTCGGACGTGGTGATCCCGCGCGGCGCCGAGACGCTCTGGTCGTACGCCGACGGCATCCCGGCCGGCCGGCCCGCCGTCACCCGCAACCGGCTCGGCGAGGGCACCGCCTGGTACATCTCCACGCGGCTCTCCGGCCCCGGCCTGGACGCCGTCCTGGACCGCGCCGCCGCCGACGCCGGCATCGAAGCCCGCACCGGCCTGCCGTACGACGTCGAGGTCGTCCGCCGCACCGGTGAGAGCGGCACCTACCTCTTCGTGATCAACCACACGGACGCCGAGGCCGGAGTGGCGCTGGACGCCCCCGGCACCGAACTCCTCACCGGCGAGCCCGCCGTGGACAAGCTCGCCGTTCCGGCGGGCGCGGTCCGTGTCGTGCGGCTCGACGGCTGA
- a CDS encoding LacI family DNA-binding transcriptional regulator gives MSRTEQNGTGRRRPPTIHDVAREAGVSRGTVSRVLNGGHNVSPAALEAVQSAIRRTGYTVNRHARSLITGRSDSVAFLLTEPQERFFEDPNFNVLLRGCTTALAAHDIPLLLMIAGTEAERRRNMRYIAGHVDGVLLVSNHSGDPVAAQLHEAGVPLVACGKPLGHGSKVSYVAADDRNGARDMVRFLYESGRRRIATVTGPLDTPGGVERLAGYRETLAECGLPLDEALVVPGDYSRAGGEAAASLLLDRAADVDAVFVASDLMAQGVLTALERAGRRVPQDIAVGGFDDSPAALAARPELTTVRQPWDRISAEMVRVLLAQIGGEDPAAVILPTELVRRDSA, from the coding sequence ATGAGCCGCACAGAACAGAACGGCACCGGACGCCGCCGCCCCCCGACGATCCACGACGTCGCCCGGGAGGCCGGGGTCTCCCGGGGCACGGTCTCCCGGGTGCTCAACGGCGGTCACAACGTCAGCCCGGCCGCGCTCGAAGCGGTGCAGTCCGCCATACGCCGGACCGGCTACACCGTGAACCGGCACGCCCGCTCCCTGATCACCGGCCGCTCCGACTCCGTGGCGTTCCTGCTGACCGAACCCCAGGAGCGCTTCTTCGAGGACCCCAACTTCAACGTGCTGCTGCGCGGATGCACCACCGCGCTCGCCGCACACGACATCCCACTGCTGCTGATGATCGCCGGGACGGAGGCCGAGCGCCGCCGGAACATGCGGTACATCGCCGGGCACGTCGACGGGGTGCTGCTCGTCTCCAACCACTCCGGCGACCCGGTCGCCGCCCAGCTGCACGAGGCCGGGGTCCCGCTGGTGGCCTGCGGCAAGCCGCTCGGGCACGGGTCGAAGGTGAGCTACGTCGCCGCCGACGACCGCAACGGCGCCCGGGACATGGTGCGCTTCCTGTACGAGTCGGGGCGCCGCCGGATCGCCACGGTCACGGGGCCGCTGGACACCCCGGGCGGAGTGGAGCGGCTGGCGGGCTACCGCGAGACGCTCGCCGAGTGCGGGTTGCCCCTCGACGAGGCACTGGTCGTGCCGGGTGACTACAGCCGGGCGGGCGGCGAGGCGGCGGCCTCGCTCCTGCTGGACCGGGCGGCGGACGTCGACGCGGTGTTCGTCGCCTCGGACCTGATGGCACAAGGGGTGCTCACCGCGCTTGAACGGGCGGGCCGGCGGGTGCCGCAGGACATCGCCGTCGGCGGTTTCGACGACTCCCCGGCGGCGCTCGCCGCGCGCCCCGAGCTGACGACGGTCCGCCAGCCGTGGGACCGGATCAGCGCGGAGATGGTCCGGGTGCTGCTGGCGCAGATCGGCGGGGAGGACCCGGCCGCGGTCATCCTGCCCACGGAGCTGGTACGCCGCGACTCCGCGTGA
- a CDS encoding carbohydrate ABC transporter permease — protein sequence MSTPSIATGRRRFPLVPTAALLLGAVYCLLPVLWVLVASTKSGSELFSTFTFLPGSGFAENVADLSAYRDGVYWRWMANSAFYAGAGALLSTVVSAVSGYALAVYRFRGKETVFNVLLAGVLMPPVILAVPQYLLLAKADMTDSYLSVLLPVVLSPYGVYLARIYAAAAVPADVIEAGRMDGGGEWRIFRTIALPMMLPGLVTVFLFQFVAVWNNFLLPYIMLGDDEKFPVTLGLYTLLQQGANTPALYTLVVTGALLAIIPLIALFLVIQRFWSLDLLSGAVKS from the coding sequence ATGAGCACCCCGTCCATCGCCACCGGCCGACGGCGCTTCCCGCTCGTCCCCACCGCCGCGCTGCTCCTCGGGGCCGTGTACTGCCTGCTGCCGGTCCTCTGGGTCCTGGTCGCCTCCACCAAGTCCGGCAGCGAACTGTTCTCCACCTTCACCTTCCTGCCGGGCTCGGGTTTCGCCGAGAACGTCGCCGACCTCTCGGCCTACCGCGACGGCGTGTACTGGAGGTGGATGGCGAACTCCGCCTTCTACGCCGGGGCGGGCGCCCTCCTCTCCACCGTGGTGTCGGCGGTCTCGGGCTACGCCCTGGCCGTGTACCGCTTCCGCGGCAAGGAAACCGTCTTCAACGTCCTGCTGGCGGGGGTGCTGATGCCGCCGGTCATCTTGGCCGTCCCGCAGTACCTGCTGCTGGCCAAGGCGGACATGACCGACTCGTACCTGTCGGTGCTGCTGCCCGTCGTCCTCTCCCCGTACGGGGTCTACCTGGCCCGGATCTACGCCGCCGCGGCCGTGCCGGCCGACGTGATCGAGGCCGGGCGCATGGACGGCGGCGGCGAGTGGCGCATCTTCCGGACCATCGCGCTGCCGATGATGCTGCCGGGGCTCGTCACCGTCTTCCTGTTCCAGTTCGTGGCCGTGTGGAACAACTTCCTGCTGCCCTACATCATGCTCGGCGACGACGAGAAGTTCCCGGTGACCCTGGGGCTCTACACGCTGCTCCAGCAGGGCGCCAACACCCCCGCCCTCTACACCCTGGTCGTCACCGGCGCGCTCCTGGCGATCATTCCGCTGATCGCCCTGTTCCTCGTGATCCAGCGGTTCTGGAGCCTCGACCTGCTCTCCGGCGCCGTAAAGTCCTGA
- a CDS encoding extracellular solute-binding protein: MKYRTLAVSTAAALTATALLSGCGSPDDGGEEPAASGPASLTYWAWAPGLDKVADIWNKGPGKEAGITVTVKKQASGDDLVTKIITAAKAHKAPDLVQAEYQALPTLVSNDVLADISQEAGDAKGAFADGIWQQTTLGSDALYALPQDSGPLMFYYRQDLFKQYGLTVPTTWDEFAETARALKKKAPDKDLTTFSSNDSGLFAGLAQQAGAKWWTTGGDKWKVAIDDPATQKVADFWGGLVKEGAIDNQPMYTPAWNKALNTGKQVAWVSAVWAPGTLTTAAPDTKGKWAMAPLPQWTAGESVTGSWGGSSTAVTNDSKNKKAAATFAKWLNTDPAALAALVKESGIYPAATAAQTAGALSKAPDYFSNQPAFYTEAAEIAQGTAPAAWGPNVNVAYSAFKDNFAAAAKNKSDFGTALTAMQDATVADLKKQGFGVSE; the protein is encoded by the coding sequence ATGAAATACCGCACCCTCGCGGTGTCCACCGCCGCCGCACTCACCGCCACCGCCCTGCTCTCGGGCTGCGGCTCCCCGGACGACGGGGGCGAGGAGCCGGCCGCCTCCGGACCCGCCTCCCTGACCTACTGGGCGTGGGCGCCCGGCCTGGACAAGGTCGCGGACATCTGGAACAAGGGCCCCGGCAAGGAGGCCGGCATCACGGTCACGGTGAAGAAGCAGGCGTCGGGTGACGACCTCGTCACCAAGATCATCACGGCGGCGAAGGCCCACAAGGCCCCCGACCTGGTCCAGGCCGAATACCAGGCGCTCCCCACCCTCGTCTCCAACGACGTCCTCGCCGACATATCGCAGGAGGCGGGTGACGCGAAGGGCGCGTTCGCCGACGGGATCTGGCAGCAGACGACGCTCGGCTCGGACGCCCTGTACGCGCTGCCGCAGGACTCGGGCCCGCTGATGTTCTACTACCGCCAGGACCTCTTCAAGCAGTACGGCCTGACCGTGCCCACCACCTGGGACGAGTTCGCCGAGACCGCCCGGGCGCTGAAGAAGAAGGCGCCGGACAAGGACCTCACCACCTTCTCCTCCAACGACTCGGGCCTCTTCGCGGGCCTCGCCCAGCAGGCGGGCGCGAAGTGGTGGACCACGGGCGGCGACAAGTGGAAGGTCGCGATCGACGACCCCGCCACGCAGAAGGTGGCCGACTTCTGGGGCGGTCTGGTCAAGGAGGGCGCCATCGACAACCAGCCGATGTACACCCCGGCGTGGAACAAGGCGCTCAACACCGGCAAGCAGGTCGCCTGGGTCAGCGCCGTCTGGGCACCCGGCACCCTGACCACCGCCGCGCCCGACACGAAGGGGAAGTGGGCGATGGCCCCCCTCCCCCAGTGGACCGCGGGTGAGAGCGTCACCGGCAGCTGGGGCGGCTCCTCGACCGCCGTGACCAACGACTCGAAGAACAAGAAGGCCGCCGCCACCTTCGCGAAGTGGCTGAACACGGACCCCGCCGCGCTCGCCGCGCTGGTGAAGGAGAGCGGCATCTACCCCGCCGCGACGGCTGCCCAGACCGCCGGCGCACTCTCGAAGGCTCCGGACTACTTCTCCAACCAGCCCGCCTTCTACACCGAGGCCGCCGAGATCGCCCAGGGCACCGCTCCCGCGGCCTGGGGCCCGAACGTCAACGTCGCGTACAGCGCCTTCAAGGACAACTTCGCCGCGGCAGCCAAGAACAAGTCGGACTTCGGCACCGCGCTGACCGCGATGCAGGACGCCACCGTCGCGGACCTGAAGAAGCAGGGCTTCGGAGTCTCGGAGTGA
- a CDS encoding carbohydrate ABC transporter permease has translation MTRTPRRKAYGVKSAPYAFLVPATVLFLLFFALPIGYALYLSFRRTEVRGLGLGKGARDEVWAGLSNYADALSDSELLHGALRILGYGAIVVPVMLGLALLFALLLDTEGLRLRGFTRLAIFLPFAIPGVIAALMWGFLYLPDVSPFLYLLDAMGLPQPDLLDGGPLYLSLANIAVWGGTGFNMIVIYTSLRAIPAEIFEAARLDGCSQLQIALRIKIPMVAPSLILTFFFSIIATLQVFSEPTTLKPLTNSLSTTWSPLMKVYQDAFVNNDIYAAAAQAVLIALATLALSFGFLKAANSRTKQGDSR, from the coding sequence GTGACACGTACACCCCGCAGGAAGGCATACGGGGTCAAGAGCGCCCCGTACGCCTTCCTCGTCCCCGCCACCGTCCTGTTCCTGCTCTTCTTCGCCCTGCCCATCGGCTACGCCCTCTACCTCAGCTTCCGCCGGACCGAGGTCAGGGGACTCGGCCTCGGCAAGGGCGCCCGGGACGAGGTCTGGGCCGGCCTCTCCAACTACGCCGACGCCCTCTCCGACTCGGAGCTGCTGCACGGAGCGCTGCGCATCCTCGGTTACGGCGCGATCGTCGTCCCGGTGATGCTCGGCCTCGCCCTCCTGTTCGCCCTGCTGCTGGACACCGAAGGGCTCCGGCTGCGCGGCTTCACCAGGCTGGCGATCTTCCTGCCGTTCGCGATCCCCGGCGTCATCGCCGCGCTGATGTGGGGCTTCCTCTACCTGCCCGACGTCAGCCCCTTCCTTTACCTCCTCGACGCCATGGGGCTTCCGCAGCCCGATCTGCTGGACGGCGGGCCGCTGTACCTCTCGCTGGCGAACATCGCGGTGTGGGGCGGCACCGGCTTCAACATGATCGTGATCTACACCTCGCTGCGGGCGATCCCCGCCGAGATCTTCGAGGCCGCGCGGCTCGACGGCTGCTCGCAGCTGCAGATCGCGCTGCGGATCAAGATCCCGATGGTGGCGCCGTCCCTGATCCTGACCTTCTTCTTCTCGATCATCGCGACGCTCCAGGTGTTCAGCGAGCCGACGACGCTGAAGCCGCTGACCAACTCGCTCTCCACCACCTGGAGTCCGCTGATGAAGGTCTACCAGGACGCCTTCGTCAACAACGACATCTACGCGGCGGCCGCACAGGCAGTCCTCATCGCGCTGGCCACCCTCGCCCTGTCCTTCGGCTTCCTCAAGGCGGCCAACTCCCGTACGAAGCAGGGAGACTCCCGATGA